GACACGGCGCTGTCGTGGACCCAGCCGGGCCAGCCCCGGCTGTTCATCACCCATGGCCTGCCGGGCTCGGGCAAGACCTTTGAATCGCAGCGCGTGCTGGAGCAGGAAGGCGCGATCCGGCTGCGCTCGGACGTGGAGCGCAAGCGCCTGTTCGGCCTCGGGATGCTGGAGGATTCGCGCGCCCGGGGACTGGACCTGTACCAGCCGGAAGCGACCGCGCGCACCTATGCGCAGCTGTTCAGCCTGGCCCGGCTGGCGCTTCAGGCAGACTACCCGGTCATCCTGGATGCCGCTTTTCCGCGCCGCGCCGAACGCACGCAGGCGCTCCTGCTTGCCAGCGAGGCGGGCGTACCCTTGCGCATCATCGACTGCGACGCGCCCCTGCCGGTGCTGCGCGAACGCATCCAGGCGCGGCGCGGCGATGCCTCGGAGGCCAACCTGGCGGTGCTTGAGCATTTGCGCCTGTCGGCCGAGCCGCTGGCCGCCGAAGAACTCGGACTGGTCATCGACACAGCCCGCCAGCCAACCCACGGAACCGCATGGAACACAATATTCCCCTGATCACCACGATTGCCGCCGGCTTCGGCATGGCCCTGATCCTGGGGTTCATCGCCGAGCGGATCAAGGTGCCGGCCCTGGTCGGCTACCTGGTCGCGGGCATCATCATCGGCCCGGCGACGCCGGGTTTTGTCGCCGACATGCACATCGCCTCGCAGCTGTCCGAAATCGGCGTCATGCTGCTGATGTTCGGCGTCGGGCTGCATTTTTCGCTCAATGACCTGCTGGCCGTCAGGCGCATCGCCATTCCCGGCGCCGTGGTGCAGATGACGCTGGCCACGCTGCTGGGCATGGGCCTGGCCTGGTGGTGGGGCTGGAGCTGGGGCGCCGGCCTGGTGTTTGGACTGTCGCTGTCGTGCGCCAGCACCGTCGTGCTGCTCAAGGCGCTGGAGGCGCGCGGCGTGCTGGACACGATGAACGGCCGCATCGCCGTGGGCTGGCTGGTGGTCGAAGACCTGGCGACGGTGCTGGTGCTGGTGCTGCTGCCGCCGCTGGCCGGCGTGCTGGGCGGCGCGGCCGTTGCCGAAGGCACTGGGCCGCTGTGGCGCACCATCGGACAGACGCTGCTCGGGGTGTCGGCCTTCATCGCCCTGATGCTGGTCGTTGGCCGGCGCGCGCTGCCCTGGATGCTGTGGCAGGTCGCGCGCACCGGCTCGCGCGAGCTGTTCACGCTGGCGGTCGTGGCCTTCGCCATCGGCGTTGCCTACGGCGCGGCGGCGCTTTTCAGCGTGTCGTTTGCCCTGGGCGCGTTCTTCGCCGGCATGGTGATGCGCGAGTCCGAGTTCAGCCACCGCGCGGCGCAGGAATCGCTGCCGCTGCGCGATGCGTTCTCGGTGCTGTTCTTCGTGTCGGTCGGCATGCTGTTCGAGCCGGCCATCCTGATGAAGGAGCCGGTGCATGTGCTCGGCGTGGTGGCGATCATCATTGTGGGCAAATCGGCGGCGGCGCTGGGGCTGGTGGTGGCCTTTCGCTATCCGCTCAACACCGCGCTGACGGTGGCCGCCAGCCTGGCGCAGATCGGCGAGTTCTCGTTCATCCTGGCCGGCCTGGGCCTGTCGCTGGGCTTGCTGCCCGCCGAGGGCATGAGCCTGGTGCTGGCCGGCGCGCTGATTTCCATGGCGCTCAATCCCCTGCTGTTCGCGGCGATTGCCCCGCTGCAGCGCTGGCTGCTCGAACGCTCGGCGCTGGCGCGCCGCCTGGAGCAGCGCGATGACCCCTACGCCGAACTGCCGGTGAGCACCGAGCGCAAATACCTCAAGGGACAGGTGGTGCTGGTGGGCTATGGGCGCGTGGGCCGCCGCATCGCCAGCGCCCTGGATGCGCGCGGCATTCCCTACGTGGTGGCCGAGCAGAACCGCGAACTGGTCGAGGCCTTGCGCAAGCAGGGCATGGCGGCCGTGTCCGGCAATGCGGCCGACCCGGCGGTGCTGATCCAGGCGCACATCGCCAACGCGGCCATGCTGGTGGTCGCCACGCCGGACCCGATGACCGTGCGCCAGATGGTTGACACGGCCCGCACGCTGAACCCGGCCATCGAGATCGTGCTGCGAACCCACAGCGAGGACGAGCTGCAACTGCTGCGCAAGGACGGCATCGGCACGGTGTTCCTGGGCGAGGAAGAACTCGCCAGGGGCATGGCGGGCCACGTCCTGCAACGCTTCGAGCCGCAGGCGGCGGCGCCCGCTGCCAGCCACGCCTGAGCCGAACCGCGCCGCCTGTCAGCACCCATTCAACAACGTCTTTTTTCAACGTCTTTTTTTCATGAGCCCTGATTTGCTGCACACCTACGATCACTATTTTTATGCGCTGGTGGCCCTGCTCGGCACGGCGCTGGGCGTGGCCGGCATCCAGTGGTTTTTGCGCCAGTCGCGCTGGGCCGCATGGGCGCAGTCCCTGCACGGCGTGGCGCCGCCCTTCATCAACATCATCGGCGTGCTGTTCGGCCTGACGCTGGCTTTTCTGGCCAACGACACCTGGAGCGCCCACGACCGCGCCACCAACGCCGTGTTTCGCGAAGCCGACGCGCTGCGCAGCCTGGTCACGCTGTCGGCAGCGTTGCCCGGGCCGCTGCAGGGCCGGGTGCGCGCGGCGATAGCCGACTACGGCCAGGCCAGCGCCGCCGAATGGCCGCTGCTGGCCCGCCGCCAGTCCAGCGCGCAGGTGCCCGACAGGGCCGACGCGCTGCTGCGGCTGCTGGCCGGCCGGGACGTTGCCAGCGCGGCCGGCGACACCGTGCAGGCGCTGATGCTGCGCAAGGTCAGCGACATTCGCGATCAACGCGACCAGCGCATCGGCCTGTCGCAAACCCACGTCAACCCGCTCAAGTGGCTGGGCATGGCGTTTCTGGGCCTGGTCACGCTGCTGTCGCTGGCCGTGGTGCATGTTGAAAACCCGCGCGCGGCGCTGGTGGCCATGGTCTTGTTTGCACTGGCAGCCGCGCCCACGGCGGCGATTGTGCTGGTCCAGGGCAATCCGTTCGAGCAGCCGGCGTCGGTGTCGCCCGCGCCGATTGCGGCGGCGGTGCAGGGGCTGGACACCCTGCCGGTATTGACGCCGGCGCTGGGAAAGCCGGACTTTCAGGAAGTCAAAAGGGATTTTTGATTTCCTGCGCGGGCTTGATCTCGACCTTCGCGGGAAGCTTTTCTTCAGCCTCCAGCGCCTTGACCACCTGGTCCAGCAGCGCCTGCAGCTCTTTGGCCAGCGCCAGGCCGGCCTGGTCCCGGGTCAGCACCACGTCGCCGGTGAGCGAAATGCGGTCGGTGCGGTTCTCGATCTCCAGCGCGCCGATCCGGATGACGTCGCTTTCATTGGCATAGGGTTTGAAGTGGCTCATGGCGTTTTCCTTGCTGTTACTTTTTGATCGCACGGTTGATGGCGTCCATCACCAGGCTGGCGAAATCGCGCAGCGTGAATTCGTCTTCTGGCTTGCTTTTCTTTCTCCTGTCTTGCCGGGACTCGGGCTTGGGCAGCTCCATGCCCGCGTCGCGGACTTGCTGCGGCAGGCCGGGCAGCAGGCTCAGGCCGACCATTTTTTCCAGCTTCGAGACCGTGAGGACCGCATAGTCGCGCGTGTCGTCGTTGGTGACCAGGTAGGCGCCGGCCTTGTGCTGCGCCGGGCTGTAGATCACCTTCCAGATGTGCGTGGGCACCAGCACATTGCCGATTTTCTTGATCTTGCCGCCGATGAAGGCCGGGCCGGAGATGACATAGATATCGCCTTCGGCGGTCGCCAGCTGCCGGGCCGCGCTCTCGATGCCGGCCCAGACGCCGGCATTGTTCTCATGCACCTGGGGCACCATGTTGGCCAGCGAAAACGACTCGGCCTGGGCCTTGCGGGTGGCGAAGTCGGCGTTCGGCGCCATGTGGCCGCGGTCGTAGCCCGAGCGTTCGTAGTCGCTGAGTTCGGCCCGGTCGCTTTCGGGCAGGGCGTCCTCGGCATGAAAGGAATCCTTGCGCGACAGCTTGGCCGCGTTTTTCATGTTCTGGCGCGTCAGGTGCTCGGCCGCGTACAGCGGCGTGCGGCTCAGGCCCGAATGCAGCACCGCGAAGGCATTGAAGCAGAGTTCCTGGGTGCGCGGCTGGAGCTTGGGGTTGGTGACGACAGGCCGCTGGCCGGCGGCAAAGTGCTGGGGACAGGCGGTGTTTGCCAGGACGGAGGTGCCGGCCAGCACGGTCAGGGAGAAAGCCAGGGTACGGAGCATGTGGAAACCGGGGGAATATCTTTGAAGGGGGGCCAGTGTGCCTCAAGCCGGCCCTGCTGCCGAAAGCCGCCGGATTGACCGTGCAGGCAGCGCAACCTATAGTGCTTCTGGTCCGAAGAGACCTTATTCAAACTGGCGCAGGCCCGATTGCGCAACCAGGAGACAAGCCATGCAGGTACATCAGCGCGAGCACATCGACAGGGTTGTGCAGACGGTCGCAAGCGGCATCGTCCAGCCAGGGGCGGCCGGCGACAACCTGATCCACGACTCATGGCGCCGCTGCGCGCGCGACTACCGGCTGGACCCGACGCGCATGCAGGACGCCATCATCTTGCCCAGCCACCGGCTGCGCGAGCACCAGGACCGGATGGACGAGTTTTTGCAGATCGCGCGCAGCGGCATGCAGGCGCTCTACCAGCATGTGGCCGGGCTGGGCTATGTGGTGCTGCTGACCGATGCGCGCGGCGTCACCGTCGATTTTCTGGGCGACCTGAACAGCGACCACTCGCTGCGCCGCGCCGGCCTGTACCTGGGGTCGGACTGGAGCGAGCAGCTGGCCGGCACCTGCGGCGTGGGCACCTGCATCAGCACCGGGCAGGCGCTGACGGTGCACCAGGG
This DNA window, taken from Polaromonas hydrogenivorans, encodes the following:
- the ybaL gene encoding YbaL family putative K(+) efflux transporter, whose protein sequence is MEHNIPLITTIAAGFGMALILGFIAERIKVPALVGYLVAGIIIGPATPGFVADMHIASQLSEIGVMLLMFGVGLHFSLNDLLAVRRIAIPGAVVQMTLATLLGMGLAWWWGWSWGAGLVFGLSLSCASTVVLLKALEARGVLDTMNGRIAVGWLVVEDLATVLVLVLLPPLAGVLGGAAVAEGTGPLWRTIGQTLLGVSAFIALMLVVGRRALPWMLWQVARTGSRELFTLAVVAFAIGVAYGAAALFSVSFALGAFFAGMVMRESEFSHRAAQESLPLRDAFSVLFFVSVGMLFEPAILMKEPVHVLGVVAIIIVGKSAAALGLVVAFRYPLNTALTVAASLAQIGEFSFILAGLGLSLGLLPAEGMSLVLAGALISMALNPLLFAAIAPLQRWLLERSALARRLEQRDDPYAELPVSTERKYLKGQVVLVGYGRVGRRIASALDARGIPYVVAEQNRELVEALRKQGMAAVSGNAADPAVLIQAHIANAAMLVVATPDPMTVRQMVDTARTLNPAIEIVLRTHSEDELQLLRKDGIGTVFLGEEELARGMAGHVLQRFEPQAAAPAASHA
- a CDS encoding DNA/RNA non-specific endonuclease, translated to MLRTLAFSLTVLAGTSVLANTACPQHFAAGQRPVVTNPKLQPRTQELCFNAFAVLHSGLSRTPLYAAEHLTRQNMKNAAKLSRKDSFHAEDALPESDRAELSDYERSGYDRGHMAPNADFATRKAQAESFSLANMVPQVHENNAGVWAGIESAARQLATAEGDIYVISGPAFIGGKIKKIGNVLVPTHIWKVIYSPAQHKAGAYLVTNDDTRDYAVLTVSKLEKMVGLSLLPGLPQQVRDAGMELPKPESRQDRRKKSKPEDEFTLRDFASLVMDAINRAIKK